AAGGTGGAGAAGTTGCTCCAGGACTGTTGAGTCGGACGCTTTCCTTGGCCTAAGGCGTTAGGCCAGACGTGAGGCAATAATGACCGACATTCCAAATACCCAGCCCGACAGCCGCGAAACGACGATCATGGAGGCGCCCGACAAGATGCTCAGCGTCCGCGACGCGTTCGGCATCGATTCGGACATGCAAGTCCCGGCGTTCAGCGAAGCGGACGAGCGCGTGCCCGATCTCGATCCGGCCTATGTGTTCGACGCCGACACCACGCTCGCGATCTGCGCGGGCTTCGCGCATAATCGCCGCGTGATGGTGCAGGGCTATCACGGCACCGGCAAATCGACTCATATCGAACAGGTCGCGGCGCGCCTGAAATGGCCGTGCATCCGCATCAACCTCGATGCGCATATCAGCCGCATCGATCTGGTCGGCCGCGACGCGATCGTGCTCAAGGACGGCAAGCAGATCACCGAATTCCGCGAAGGGCTGCTGCCCTGGGCGCTGCAGACGCCGACCGCTTTGGTGTTCGACGAATATGATGCCGGCCGCCCCGACGTGATGTTCGTGATCCAGCGCGTGCTGGAAACCGAAGGCAAGCTGACCCTGCTCGACCAGAACCGCGTGATCCGCCCCAACCCCTGGTTCCGCCTTTTCTCGACCGCCAACACGGTTGGCCTCGGCGACACCAGTGGGCTCTATCATGGCACGCAACAGATCAACCAGGGTCAGATGGACCGCTGGAACATCGTCGTCACGCTCAACTATCTGCCCGCCGCGGTCGAGGCGCAGATCGTGCTCGCCAAGTCGGGCGAGTATGACAAGCCCGAGGGCAAGAAGGCGGTCGAGGACATGGTTCGCGTCGCCGACCTGACCCGGCGCGGCTTCATCAACGGCGACATCTCGACCGTGATGAGCCCGCGCACCGTGATCACCTGGGCACAGAATGCGCTGATTTTCGGCGATGTCGGCTTCGCCTTCCGCCTGTCGTTCCTCAACAAGTGCGACGAGACCGAGCGCGCGCTGGTCGCGGAATATTATCAGCGCGTGTTCGGCAAGGACCTGCCGGAAAGCGTCGTCGGCAAGAGCTGACGGCCGGGCATGATGCCCGGGTCTCTCCGGTGGAGTAACGAAGCGATGACCGACCACAGGCGCCATTGGCGGTCGATCGTTACGCTCGCTGCAGTGCCGCTGCTGCTTGCCGCCGCGCCCGCCGACTACAAGATCGGCGCGCCGCCGCTGCGCCTGTTGCCGTCGCTGACCCCAGCGGGCGAGCAGAAGGTGCTGCCCGGCACGATCGTCGCGATGAGCGTACTCGGCCGGCCCGATTCGGCGATTCTCGTCACGCCGATCGCGCTCGACCAATCGGGCGAGAAGCGCGCGTTCGAACGCGGTTCGGTCGTCGCGGCGGCGAGCGTGCCGGGGCTGCCCGGCGATCCGCAGCGGGTCTTTTGCGAAGAAGGCAAGGAAGGCTCGATCGGCAAGCAGATGACCGGACAGATGCTATTCGGCCTGGTCGGCGCGCTGCGTCCGACCAAGCTCGACACGCGTTATTGCCTGATCGATGCCGATAGCGATTCCTGGTTCGACCACGCCTTTCTGGTCGGCGCCAAGGGCAAGAGCAAATTGCCCTTTGCCATTCCCAAGGCGGAATATGGCCTGATCGAAGGCCTGCCGCTCGGCGGGGAAAGCGTGGTCCGGCTGCGTTATGTCGGCAGCGGCGGCGAGAAAGGCAGCGTGTCGTTCGATCTCGAGGCGTCGGGCTTTGGCCGCATGCGTGCGCTACCCGGCGCGCGGCACACGCTGTCGACGGTGAAGCTGCCCGCGCACGACATCATTGCCGGCGCAGTGATCACCCTGCTTGCCTATGACGCGAAATCGGGCGAAGCGACGGTGATCATGAACCGCGATCTTGCGCCCGGACATATCGTCCTGCCAGAGCTGAGCCAATGACCACTGAAACGCCCCTCGACCAGTTCAAGGCCGTGCTTGGCGGCACCTCGCGTGCGCTTGCCGACGAGCCTGAGGTCGAGCTCGCCTTCACCGCTGACGCGCCGACTCAGTCGGGCAAGCATATCAAGGTGCCGATGCCGGCGCGCACACTGCCGGCCGATCAGGTGGCGGAGGCGCGCGGTTTCGCCGATGGTTTCGCGCTCCGGCTCAGGCATCACGACGCAGCATTGCACGCGAAGACCGCGCCAGGCGACGCGGTGGCGCGCGCGGTGTTCGATGCTGTTGAAGGCGCGCGGGTCGAGGCGCTTGGCGCACGCGGTTATGCCGGGATCGCCGCCAATCTGGCGACCGCTCTCGACATGAAATTGCGCGCCGATCCGATCACGCGCGCGCGCAATCGCGAAGAAGTGCCGCTGTCGACCGCGCTCGGCCTGATGGTGCGCGAACGGCTGACTGGCGCACATGCGCCTGCCGCGAGCGCGATGGGCATGGCGCTGATCCGCGACTGGATCGAGGACAAGGCGGGCCACGATCTCGATGCGCTGGCACTGGCGATCGACGACCAGCGCGCCTTTGCGACGCTGGCGACGCGGTTGCTCGAGGATCTCGAACTGATCGAGGGCGACATGATCCCCGACGACAGCGAGGAAGGCGGCAGCGACGACGAGGGCACCGAGGATCAGCAGTCCGACGAAGGCGACGAAGGCGAGAGCGAGGGCGAGGAAGGCCAGGGCGAGATCGAAGCGCGCGGCCAGGACCGCGATGCCGAATCGCAGGACGGCGAGTCGACCGAGCAGGGCGACGACCAATATGACGATATGGACGGCGAGCCCGGCGACGAGGGCGAGGAGGGTATGCTGCCGGTCCGCCCCAACCGGCCGCTGCACGATTTCGGCGCGCAGTTCGATTACAAGGCCTGGACCACTGCCTATGACGAGGTGATCGCCGCGACCGAGCTGTGCGACGCCGACGAACTGGCGCGGCTGCGGTCGTATCTCGATCAGCAGCTCGTCCATCTGCAGGGCGCGGTGACCAAACTCGCCAATCGGCTGCAGCGCCGCTTGATGGCGCAGCAGAATCGCTCTTGGGACTTCGACCAGGAAGAAGGGCTGCTCGACGCGGCGCGGCTCGCCCGCGTGGTGGTCAATCCGATGCAGTCGCTGAGCTACAAGATCGAGCGCGAGACCGATTTCCGCGATACGGTGGTCACGTTGCTGATCGACAATAGCGGCTCGATGCGCGGGCGGCCGATCTCGATCGCCGCGATCAGCGCGGACATCCTGGCGCGCACGCTCGAGCGCTGCGGCGTCAAGACCGAGATTCTCGGCTTCACCACCCGCGCCTGGAAGGGCGGGCAGGCGCGCGAAACCTGGCTTGCCGCCGGGCGGCCGCCGCAGCCGGGCCGGCTCAACGATATCCGCCACATCGTCTACAAGAAAGCCGATGAACCCTGGCGCCGCGCCAAGGCATCGCTCGGGCTGATGATGCGCGAGGGATTGCTCAAGGAGAATATCGACGGCGAGGCATTGCTCTGGGCGCATGGCCGGCTGATCGGTCGGCCCGAGGAGCGCAAGATCATGATGGTCATCTCGGACGGCGCGCCGGTCGACGATTCGACGCTCAGCGTCAATTCGGGCAGCTATCTCGAACGCCATCTGCGCCAGGTGATCGCCTGGATCGAGACCAAATCGCCGGTCGAGCTGGTCGCGATCGGCATCGGCCATGACGTGACGCGTTATTACCAGCGCGCGGTGACGATCATGGATGCCGAACAGCTCGGCGGCACCATCATCGAACAGCTCGCGGCGCTGTTCGATACCGAGTGAGGGGGCATCGACATCGCTAAATTCCTCCCCGGAACCGGGGAGGGGACCGCCCGCTTCTTCAGCGGGTGGTGGAGGGGCGCTCTCCACAAGCGTCGCGCTTGCGGCCCGGCCCCCTCCACCATTCGCCTTCGGCTCATGGTCCCCCTCCCTCGCTTCGCGAGGGAGCAATATAGGTGATCACCGCACCCCCAACCGGCTTTCAGGGTCCCATAAAACGCTCGGTCACCATCGCCGGTCACCAGACTTCAATCAGCCTTGAACCCGTCTTCTGGGCTGCGCTTGAGTCTGCGGCCGCCAGCCACGCTCTCCCACTCAATGCGCTGATCGCCGAGATCGACGCCTTGCGCATCATGGCGGATGACCCGCCCAATCTCGCAAGCGCGCTGCGAAGCTGGCTTTTCAATGTTTCTAGTGAGAATAGCTCTCAATAGCGTTGACAATGAGAGTGACTCGCAATAGCCGACCCCTGACTTTAAGGGGATTACCGTTATGCGCCGTCCGGGCACTGTTTCACGTCGCGCCGCTGTGCCTGCTTTTCTGGCTCTGTCGTGTGTCGGTGCGTTCGTCACCGCCCCGGCGATGGCCAAGGATGGCGCCGATGCCGCGCCCGCTGACGAAGCGGCCCTCGCGCAACGCCGCGACGACGATATTCTGGTCGAAGGCGAGCGGATCCGGCAGGACGCCAGTCCAAAGGATGTGGCGCCGATCATCGATACGCCGAAGTCGATAGTCCTGCTCGACAAGAGCGTGATCGAACAGACAGGGTCGGCCAATTTGCAAGACGCATTGCGCACGGTACCGGGCATCACCTTTGGCGCGGCCGAGGGCGGCAATCCGATCGGCGACCGGCCATTCATCCGTGGCTTCGACAGCCAGGGCAGCCTCTATGTCGATGGCGTGCGCGATCTCGCATCGCAGACCCGTGAGGTTTTCGCGATCGAGTCGATCCAGATCGTGCGCGGTTCGGATTCGACGCTGGGTGGCCGCGGCAGCGCCGGCGGGACGATAAACATCCTCTCCAAAACGCCGCAGCCGGGCAACTTCGGATCAGTCAATGCCAGCTACGGCAATGGCGACTACAAGCGCGTCACCGGCGATCTGAATGTGCAGATCAGCGATACCGTCGCGGCGCGGATTCAGGGGCTTTGGCACGATCAGAATGTCGTCGATCGCGACGCGATCTGGTCGAAGCGTTGGGGTTTTGCACCCAGCATCACGATCGGTCTCGGTACGCCGACCCGCCTGACCGCCAGCTATTATTATCTGGAAAGCCATGAACTGCCCGACAGCGGCATGCCGTTCCTGTATACCATCGCCAATGCGCCCGGCACCGGCAATATCTTTACCACCCCCGCGCTCGGCAACGTCATCACGGCGGGTGGCCAGACCGGTTATGTCGCTCGCTCCAACTTCTATGGGCTGGTCGATCGCGATTTCCGTGACAGCACGACCAACCAGGCGATGCTGCGGGTCGAACATGATTTCGGCAATGTCACGTTGCGCAACACCGCGCGCTACAGCCACAGCGAGCAATCCTATAATTTCCTGCTACCCGATGACAGCCAGGGCAATGTTTTCGGCACCGCCGCGATCAACCCGGCGCCCGCCACTCCGGGCGGCCTGCGCGGTGACATCCTGACCGGCGGCTATGTCTGGCGGCGCGGCAACACCCGCTACGGCTATTCGGAGAGTATCGTCGATCAGACCGATCTGAGCGGCACGTTCAAGACCGGCGGCATGGAACACAGCTTCGCGGTCGGCACCGAATTCTCCTGGGAAAAGACCCGGCGCGGGGCGCTCGTCTCGGCGAATGGCTCAACCGTCAGCCCGCGTTGTAATACCGCGACGATCGCGCGTTACTATTGCACCAGCCTGTTCAATCCCAACCCTTATGATCCATGGGTCAATTATTCGAGCGACACATCGGCGGTACAAACGCCGATTGTACGGGGCGCGCCCAATACTGAAACGCAGAACGATGCACAGACTCAGGCGATCTACGGCTTCGATTCAATCACGATCACCCCAGCGCTGATCCTGAATCTAGGCGCGCGCTACGACCGGTTCAAATCCACCGTGACGCTGCCCTTCACTGCCGGCACCTCCGCGCTTCGCCTGTCGCGCACAGACAAATTGTTCAACTGGCAGGCTGGCCTGGTGCTCAAGCCGACCAAGGAAACCAGCCTGTACGCCAGCTATGCGACGGCGGCGACACCGCCGAACACCCTGTTGGGCGAGGGCCGTGAGGACAATGCGCTGCCGACGACCAGTTCTGCTGTCAACCTGGCGATACTCGATGCACTTAAAGTCCAGAAGACCAAGACCTATGAGGTCGGTGCGAAAGGCAGCCTGTTCGGTGACAAGCTGGCGCTTGGCCTGGCGGTATTCCAGACCGACATCGACAATGCCCGGGTGCAGATCGATGCGACTACCGTCGGTTTCCTCGGCAAGACCCGCATCCGCGGCGTCGAACTGACCGCCAACGGCACCATACTTCCCGGCTGGACCATTTTCGGCGGCTATACCTATCTCGATCCGAAGATCATCGATGCCGGCTTTGCTGCGCTGACCGCGCCCGCCAATGGGCCGGCAGCGGCGAAAATCGTCTATGTCCCGTCGGTCAACACCGGCAAGCAAGTGCCGCAGACCGCGAAGAACAGCTTCACGCTCTCGACCAACTATCAGGCAACCAAGCGCTTCTCGTTCGGCGGCGGCGCATATTATATGGACCGGCAGATCGGCGGCTATGCCGACAATAGGGCTGCTACGCAGACGACCACCGGCGTGGTGACCGTCTCCTCGGCAACCAAGGTCCTGACGCGCGGCGTCCCGAGCTATTGGCGCTTCGATGCCCAGGCACGGTACAAGCTGACCGACAATGTCGAGATCGCCGTCAATGCTCAGAACCTGACCAACAAGACCTATTTCTCACAAACCTATACCTCGCACTATGCGGCGATCGCGCCTGGTCGTACGGTGTTCGGCACGGTGAGCTTGAAGTTCTAGGGATCGATATGGCGATAAATGGGCTGGATGAGCTCAATACGCTGACGCCCGATGATATCGCCGCGCGCCTCTCCGCCCCGCCGGAGGAGCGCGCGGTCTTTATGCGTCAGGCAGCCGAGGCGGGCGTGGCCGAAGCGCAGGCGGTTTATGGCCAGATGCTGCTCGATGGTGCGGGCGTCGCTGCCGACCCGCGCGCGGCGCTCGGCTGGTTCACCAAGGCGGCGGCCCAGCATCATGTGATGGGGCTCAACATGGTTGGGCGCTGCTACGATCTTGGCTGGGGCACCGCGCCGGACAAACGCCGCGCGGCGGAATGTTACCGTGTCGCGGCCGAACGGGGCCTCGACTGGGCGATGTATAATTACGCCACCCTGCTCGCGCTCGGCGATGGCGTGGCGGAGGACAAGGCGGCGGCGCTCGGCTGGCTGCAAAAGGCGGCGGCGATGGGCAATGCCAAGGCGATCAACTTTGTCGGCAGCTTCCATGAGGATGGCTGGGTGGTCGAACGCGATATGAGCGTCGCCGCCGATTGCTATGCCCGCGCGGCGGAAGGCGGCGATTTTCGCGGTCAGTTCAATCATGCGCGCCTGCTCGGTGAGGCCGGCCGGATCGACGAGGCGCTGGGCTGGCTCGGCCGGGTCGGAGAGACTGCGACGTCGGCCTTCATCGACAAGGCGGCGGCATGGCTCGCCGCTTCCGTCATACCGGGCTTTGCCACTCGCGGCGTCGCGGCATTGCGGAGCGGCGTAAAATGATGATCGCCATTCCCGATGTGTTGAGCGCCGAGCGCGTCGCCGAATTGCGGCTGTTGATCGACGCCGCCGACTGGATCGATGGCAATGCCACCTCAGGCGCGCAATCCGCGCTGGCCAAGCGCAATCAGCAATTGCCCGAGGACTCGGAGGCCGCGAAGCGCGCCGGCAATATCGTGCTCGATGCGCTCGCCGCATCGCCTTTGTTCGTCGCGGCCGCTCTCCCGCTCAAGGTCTTCCCGCCCTTGTTCAACCGCTATGCCGGCGGTCAGGAATTCGGCTTGCATGTCGACAATGCGATCCGCATCCGGCGCGGCAGCGATTTCCGCATTCGCAGCGACCTGTCGGCGACGCTCTTCCTCGAACCGCCAGAGGATTATGACGGCGGTGAGCTGGTGGTCGAAGACCAGTTCGGCGCGCAATCGGTCAAGCTGCCTGCCGGCCATATGCTGCTCTATCCCGCATCGAGCCTGCACAAGGTCGAGCCCGTCACGCGCGGCACGCGCACCGCGTCCTTCTTCTGGATCCAGTCGATGGTGCGCGACGATGGCGCCCGGCGCATCCTGTTCGACCTCGATCAGGCAGTGCAATCGGTCGCCGCCGCACAAGGGCAGGGCAATGCGGCGGTGATCCAGCTCACCGGCGTCTATCACAATCTGCTGCGCCGCTGGGCCGAGGCCTGAGCGGGCGATGATGCGCCTTGCCGGTTTCGCGATGGCGCTGATCGTGCTGTCGACCGGATCGGCCGTCACCGCTCAGTCGACCGATGCCTTTGCCGGTATCCCCAATATCAGCTTCACTTATTATGACGTGTCCGGCAGCACCGCCACTGCCCTGCGCACGTCGATCGACAAAGCCAGGCCGGCGGATCCGAAGAACGGCGACAGGTTCGATGCGCTGAGCAACTGGCGCTTGGCATGGGCCTGGAAGAGCGACGGCAAGACAAAATGCGACCTGAGCGCCGCCACGCTTACTTTCTCGGCAACCGTGCTGATGCCGCGGCTCGCTGCGCCCGACTCGCTCTCGCCCGAACTGCGCGCGCGCTGGGACCGTTATATCGCGGCGCTTGAAACGCATGAGGCAGGGCATGTCCGCCACGCCTATGATCATCACGGCGAAGTGCTGGCCGCGATCAAGAGCGCGACTTGCGAGACGGTCAGCAAAGCCGCCCAGGCGGCGATCGACAGGATCGACGAGTATAATATCGAATATGACCGCCAGACGCGTCACGGCGAAACGCAGGGCGCGGTCTTTCCCTGAGCTATTGGTGATCGCTCCCGGGGGCGGTATCCCCGCGCATTGGGGGCAATCCATTTCAACTGTCAGGTTGGTCGACGGCCTCGCATATCGCTGCAACAAGAGCATGCCTGAAATGAGCGATGTCCATCTGAACCCACTCGAACCCGGTCAACGCATCGTCATGCATGCCGGAGCGCTGGTGCCGGCGCTCGCGCTCGCTGCGGGCGGCCTGGCGGCGGGCTTTGCCGCGCGCAGCGAACTCGACCTGCCCGGCTGGCCATTCGCGCTTGCCCTCGGCCTGGTCGCGCTGTGGTCGCTGTTGATTGCGCCGCGCCGGCGCTGGGCCGCGTGGGGTTGGGCGCTGGAGGAGGATGAGCTCCATGTCGCGCATGGCGTCTGGACGATGGTACATACCGTCGTGCCGCTCGCCCGGGTCCAGCATATCGATGTGGCGCAGGGACCACTGGAGCGGACGCTCGGCCTTGCGCGTCTCGTTCTCCATACGGCCGGCACCGCGCATGCGACCGTCACGCTGCCGGGGGTGACCCGCGAGACCGCCGAGGGCCTGCGCGACAAGATCCGTGCTCATATCAAGGCCGAACAATGGTGAGTGAGGCCGGACTTGATGCCAAGCTTGATGGCGGTCCGAAGCGGCTCCATCCGGCAACCATGCTGGTATCGATCGCGCGCGGCGCACCATCGACGCTTCTCGGCTTGCCGGCGCTGCTCGCGGTGGTGGCGAAGATGGACCTTCTGCTGGTACTCGGGGCCGCCGCTGCCGTCTTTTTGAGTACGGCCGCGCTGCGCTGGGCTGCCTGGCGACGTTTCACCTACCGGTTGACCGACGATGCGGTGGTGATCGAAAGCGGCGTGCTGAGCCGCAATCGCCGGACCATCCCCTATGAGCGCATGGCGGATATCGGCATCGAACAACGTCCGCTGCAACGACTGTTCGGCCTGGCGACATTGACGCTGGAGACCGGCGGGTCGGGGCAGGATGAGGGCAAGCTAGACAGCGTCGCGATGGCCGAAGCCGAACGGCTGCGCGCCGTGCTGCATCGGCAGCGCGCGGGCGTTGCCGTGTCGCAAGCGCCGGAGCAGCAGGCCGACCTCGTTCCGGCTCCGATGTCTTCCGTCCTGTTCGCGATGGGGACCGGGCGCGTCCTGCTCTCCGGCCTGTTCAACTTTTCACTCGTGTGGATCGCGGTTGGACTGGGTGTGGTTCAGTTTCTCGCCCCTGCGCTTGGTGTCGATGATGAAACTTTCTGGCGCGCCGCCGCCGATCGCACCGGCAGAATTGGCGTGGCGCAGACCGGCTCCTGGGCTGCGACCATCGCGACCGGCGCGATGCTGGTCCTTGTCCTCGGCGTGATTGCGGGGCTGATCCGGACCACGTTGCGCGATTATGGCTTCTCCTTGTCCGACGATGGCGGACGCCTGCGCCGGTTACGCGGCCTGCTCACGCGTAGCGAAACGGTCATCGCGCTGCCCAGGCTTCAACTCGCTGCGATCGATTCGGGGCCGCTCCGGCGCTGGCTGGGCTGGCAGCGGTTGCGTGGGCAATTGCTCGGCGGAGAAGGCGCGACCGGTCGCCAGGATCTCGCACCGCTTGCCCGGGCCGATGAGGTCGATCGCTTACTGGACGCACTCCGGCTGCCCCGGATCGACCCGGCCGACATGACGCCCGTGTCCCACCGGCACGTCTGGCGCGCGGTGCTGCGCAGCATCGCATTGCCCGCCCTGGTGATTCTGGCGGCGACGCTGTGGAAAGCGCTAGCGCTGTTCGCCTTGCCGTTTCTCCTGCCGTTGCTTGCCGTCGCGCTGCTGCGCAGGAAGCACCACCGTTACGCGCTGAGCGGTGATTTGCTCCAGGTCCAGCGCGGTGTCGTCACGCGCACGACCTGGGTGGTGCCGATTGCGCGCATCCAGTCGATCACGCTGAGCCGCGGCTGGATCCAGCGCCGGCTCGGCCTGGCCAGTGTGCGTATCGACACTGCCGGTGCCGGCATCTTCACAGGACCCGATATTCACGACTTGAAAGAGCGTGCCGCAGCCGCGCTGGTTGCGGACCTGACCCCGCGTCTGGACATTCGGCGCTTGTCTCAACCTGCCCCGGAGCGCGACGCGAGCAGCGGTTGAGCGGCAACCCTCACGATCCCATGGCACGCCCGATCCGAACCAACGTGCCGCTGGGATCGCTCACCGCGAATTCATAAGTGCCCCATGGCTTGAGATGCGGCGTGCCCTTCTCGATGATCAGGTCGCGAACCCGGTCGGCGACCGCATCGACATCGTCGACATACAGATACAGACCGAAGGGATTGTCCTCGACCCTGGCCGGCCATCCCGCTGACCTGGTCAGGTGCAAATGCCAGCCCTTGCCGTCGGCAAGGATGCGATAATCGCCATAGTCGCTCTCCACCTGAAAACCGAGCTTGCGGTAAAAGGCTTCGCTGGCATCCAGATCGTCGCTCGGCACGATGGCGGTCGCCCGATGGGTCTCGGTCATTCTGTCCCTTCCTCAAGTCGTCCAATCGTATCCAAACCCTGCCTTCAGGACGTTGGCCATCCTGTTTCATGCGTCACCGTATCGCGACCGACAAGGACGGGCGGGACTCCGTTTCCGGACGATTGCGCCAAAAACTCCGGCTTGGCGCGGCCGATAGTCACTCAACGGCCGCGCGAATCGTGTATCCTGGGCGGATGAAGCAGGGATCCGATGACGAAGGGGATCGCGAGCGAGACCGACGGGTGCGGCGGACGCGGACGGCAATCGTCGGCGCCTTCACCCGCCTGCTCTTCACGCGTCGTTACGAAACGATCCGCACCGCACAGTTGATTGCCGAAGCCGATATCGGCCGTTCGACCTTTTACGAGCATTTCCGCAGCAAGGATGACGTGCTGGTCGCGGTCATCGATCCGATCTTCGAACCGTTGGCGGACGCCGCTGCGGGCCGCGGCAACATGGCGCGCCTGCGCTTGATGCTCGATCATATGTGGCAACAGCGCGCACTGGGCCGGGTGATCTTCGATCCCGGCCGTTTGCCCAGGCTGCAGCGCAAGCTCGCCGCGATGATCGACGAGCGTTTGGACGGGGGTATATTGGACGGGGGTATATCGGCCCACGTGCCGCACGCATTGATCGCGACCGCGGCGGCGGCCGGGCAATTGGCGATGCTGCGCATGTGGCTGGCGGGGGAGGTCGCCTGTCCGGTCGCAACGCTGGCGCAACACCTGATGAACGATTTCTTGGTCGTGATACCGCGATCGGCGTCGCTCATGCCGGTGACCTGAC
This portion of the Sphingomonas sp. So64.6b genome encodes:
- a CDS encoding TetR/AcrR family transcriptional regulator, encoding MRRTRTAIVGAFTRLLFTRRYETIRTAQLIAEADIGRSTFYEHFRSKDDVLVAVIDPIFEPLADAAAGRGNMARLRLMLDHMWQQRALGRVIFDPGRLPRLQRKLAAMIDERLDGGILDGGISAHVPHALIATAAAAGQLAMLRMWLAGEVACPVATLAQHLMNDFLVVIPRSASLMPVT